The DNA segment ACTACGGCGTCGAGGGCCGCGTGCGCTACCGCTGCCGCCCCGGGCTGCGGCTCCTGGGCTCCGCCGAGCGCGTCTGCACCGAGAGCGGCGTCTGGAGCGGCACCGAGCCCAGCTGCCGCGGTGAGcgcggggacacgcggggacacggggggacacggatGGGGGGACATGAGGACATGGGACgtgggacatgggacacggggtGCCTGGAGCGGCACCGAGCCCAGCTGCCGCGGTGAGCGGAgacggggggacacagggggacacagggggacacgggacgcagggacacggggggacatggacatggggacacggggggacgtggggggacacggggcgccTGGAGCAGCACCGAGCCCAGCTGCCGCGGtgaggggggacgggggacacggggacacgggacaGAGGGGAACACGGGACgcaggacatggggggacatggagggacacagggacacaggaTGGAGACACAGGACATGGGgtacatggggggacatgggatggGGACATAGGACATGGGTCATGGAAGGACATGGGACacgggacatgggggggacacagagggacaTGGGATGGGAACATGGGACATGGAACACGGGGACacagagggacatggggacatgagatatggggagatgtggggggacagggagggacatgGGATgggcggacatggggacatgggacacggtgGGACGTGAGGGACTTGGAGATGGAGGAcgtgggggacgtggggggacacggacatggggacatggcgTATGGGGGAGATGGGGGGACAGAAAGGGACATgggatggggggacatgggggacatgggacacaggacatgggggacatgagatatggggagatgtggggggacacggggggacaggGCGCGACGTGGTTGGACACGGGCTGCAGAGACGCGGGGGGCGATGGGACTTGGGGGGAGACGGAGGGACACGAGGGACGCGGAGAcgcggggggaggtggggggggtgttggggTCCCTGTCTGGGGATCGGGGGGGGGGTCAGAGGTCAGGGGTCAGAGGTCAGGGCGGGGGTCTcacctgtgtccccccccccccagacccgcTGTCCTTCGACAGCCCCGAGGACGTGGCCGCCTCCTTCCTGGCCTCCCTCGCCCAGGCCGTGGAGGTGGCCGAGGCCAACGGCACCCTGGGTGAGACCagccggggggcggccggggggcagctgtggggcgcggtggcggtggtggcgaTGGGCTTTGGAGGCCCACGGTGGTGACGGTGACGGCGACGGTGATGGTGATGGGCTGTGGTGGTCTGCGACGGTGGTGACGATGGTGATGGGTCGTGGAAGTCCATGGTGGTGACAGCGAtggtgctggtggtgctggtgatgatgatgatggtgctGGTGGTGGACCACAGAGGTCcggggtggtgatggtggtggtgctggtggtgaCGGTGGGGGTGGTGGACCTCAAGGTCCGCGGTGGTGACGGTGCTGGTGGTGATGATGGCGGTGGTGGACCACAGAGATCCACAGTGGTGACGATGCTGGTGGTGAAGATGATGGTGCTGGTGGTGATGGACCCTGGAGTCCCTGGTGATGGTGGTGATGGACCCTGAGGTCCATGGCGGTGATGGTGGCAGTGCTGGTGGCGATGATGGTGGTGCTGATGATGGTGGTGCTGGTGGTGATGATGATGACGGTGCTGGTGTTGACGGTGACGGTGCTGGTGATGATGAGATGATGGTGCTGGTGGTGATGATGGTGGTGATGGTGACGGTGCTGATGGTGACGGTGGTGACGGTGACGGTGACGGTGGTGACGCTTGATGGTGACGCTGACGGTGGCGGTGGCGCAGGGGCGACGGAGAAGCGCCGGATCCGCctggcgcccggcgccgccctcAACGTCTACCTGGTGCTCGACGCCTCCAGCAGCGTCAGCGAGCAGGACTTCGAGCTGGCCCGCCAGGCCCTGCAGGAGCTCGTGAGAAGGTgggacccccccggacccccccaaaaccccccccaaaaccccaggcCCCCCccgaccccagggacccccaaacccccccaaaccccccaaacccccccacgACTTCGAGCTGGCCCGCcaggccctgcaggagctcatGGAGAAGGTGggacccccccgggccccccccccaaaacctgggacccccccgacccccagggacccccaaaaacccccccaaaacccccccacgACTTCGAGCTGGCCCGCCAGGCCCTGCAGGACTCGTGGAGAAGgtgggacccccccgggacccccccccaaaacctgggaccccccccgacccccagggacccccaaccccccccaagaccccccaaaacccctgggaccccccgggacccccaaccccccTGGGCTCCCCAAAGCCCCCTGAGACCTCCCCAAAATGCCCTgggcccccccagagcccccccaaaccccctgaaccccccccagacccccaagatccccccaggacccccagggaccccccccccaggatgcCCCCCAAACCCTTctgggacccccagggaccccctgggacccctaaagcccccagggacccccccagaaccccccgtcccccccccagaTCTCCAGCTATGGGCCGCCCCCCGCTACGGCGTCATCACCTTCGGGACGGAGGCGCGAGTGGAGCTGAGTCCCCTGGAGCCCCGGAGCGGGCGGGCGGACGCCGTGGGGCCCTGCTGGCCGCCCTGCCCCATAGCGGTGGGTccgggggggggttgtggggggggTTATGGACGTTATGGGGGTCAGGGAGGCTATAGGGGCCCCATAGGGTGCCGTGGGGCAAGATGGGGACACCGTGGGTCACGCTATGGGTCGCACTATGGGTCGCGCTATGGGTCACGTCTCACCCCACACCGCAGCGCACGCGCTGAAGCCGGGGACGAACCCGCACGCGGCCCCACGGGGGGCAATGGGGGCGCGATGGGGACGCCGTGGGGCGCGATGGGGACGCCGTGGGTCACGCTATGGGTCACGCTATGGGTCGCGCTATGGGTCACGTCTCGCCCCACGCCGCAGCGCACGCGCTGAAGCCGGGGACGAACCCGcacgcggccccgggggggcgaTGGGGGCGCGATGGGGACGCCGTGGGTCACGCTATGGGTCGCGCTATGGGTCGCGTCTCGCCCCACGCCGCAGCGCACGCGCTGAAGCCGGGGACGAACCCGCACGCGGCCCCGGGGGGCGATGGGGGCGCGATGGGGGCGCCGTGGGTCACGCTATGGGTCACGCTATGGGTCACGCTATGGGTCGCGTCTCGCCCCACGCCGCAGCGCACGCGCTGAAGCCGGGGACGAACCCGcacgcggccccgggggggcgaTGGGGGCGCGATGGGGACGCTGTGGTCACGCTATGGGTCACGCTATGGGTCGCGTCTCGCCCCACGCCGCAGCGCACGCGCTGAAGCCGGGGACGACCCGcacgcggccccgggggggcgaTGGGGGGCGCGATGGGGGCGCCGTGGTCACGCTATGGGTCACGCTATGGGTCACGCTATGGGTCGCGTCTCGCCCCACGCCGCAGCGCACGCGCTGAAGCCGGGGACGAACCGcacgcggccccgggggggcgaTGGGGCGCGATGGGGACGCTGTGGGTCACGCTATGGGTCACGCTATGGGTCGCGTCTCGCCCACGCCGCAGCGCACGCGCTGAAGCCGGGGACGAACCCGCACGCGGCCCTTCGCGCCGTCTACGAGCTGCTGGTGCAGCAGGAACGAGCCGAGCGGATGCGGGGCCTCGACCCGGCGCCCGTCACCAACAGCACCCCGCCACGTCCTCGTCATCATGACCGACGGTGGGACCCCGGAACGgccccaaacacccccaaaacgCCCTGAAACACCCCCAGAACACCCCCAGAACACCCTGAAACACCCCGAAACACCCTCAAACACCCCGAAACACCCCCAGATCCCCAGCACCCGCCACGTCCTCGTCATCATGACTGACGGTGGGACCCCGGAATGCCCCCAAACACCCCCTGAACACCCTGAAACACCCCCAGAACACCCTGAAACACCCTGAAACACCTCAAAACTCCCtcaaacaccccaaaacaccctgaaacacccccaaatacccccagaTCCCCCAGCACCCACCACGTCCTCGTCATCATGACCGACGGTGGGACCCCGGAAcgcccccaaacacccccaaaacgCCCTGAAACACCCCCAGAACACCCCCAGAACACCCCGAAACACCCTGAaacacccccaaacacccccaaaacgCCCTGAAACACCCCCAGAACACCCTGAAACACCCCGAAACGCCCCGAAACACCCCCagaacaccccaaaacacccccaccACCCGCCACGTCCTTGTCATCATGACCGACGGTGGGACCCCGAAACACCCTCGAACACCCCCTGAACACCCCGAAACACCCCCAGAACACCCTGAAACACCCCCCAAACACCCAAAACGCCCTCAAACACCCCAAAAACACCCCTGAAACACCCCAACCCCCCAGAACACCCTGAaatacccccaaaacacccccaaaacacccccagaTCCCCCAGCACCCGCCACGTTCTCGTCATCATGACTGACGGTGGGACCCCGGAACgccccaaacacccccaaaacgCCCTGAAACACCCCCAGAACACCCTGAAACACCCCCTGAACACCCCCtgaacaccccaaaacacccaaaTACCCCCAGATCCCCCAGCACCCGCCACGTCCTCGTCATCATGACTGACGGTGGGACCCCAAATGCCCAGATTCAAGCCCCAAAACGCCCTTCAGCCCCCAAAccctccagccccccccagcatccccccagcccccctttggggccccccagccccccttgGGCCCCCCCCGACAGTCGCCTTCGGCCCCCGCAGGGCGGGTGAACATGGGGGGGTCCCCGACCCCCGTCATCAACCAGATccgggagctgctgagcatcGGCCGGGACCCCCGCAACGACCGCGAGGACTTTCTGGGtgcgagccgggggggggggctatggggctggggggggtcctgggtgcgacccggggggggggctatggggctgggggggcctggGTGCAActgggggggctatggggctggggggggtcctgggtgcgaccggggggggctatgggggggggCTATGGTGCTGGGGGGAGGCCTGGGTGTGACCCGGGGGggagctatggggctggggggggtcctgggtgcgacccggggggggctatgggggggctatggggctggggggggtcctgggtgcgaccgggggggggctatggggctgggggggggcctgggtgcgaccggggggggctatggggggggctatggggctgggggggggtcctgggtgcgaccgggggggctatggggggggtctgggggggatcTACGGGGCTGGAGggcttggggggaccctgggggggggggttgggggctccGTGGGTCGCCGCCGTggggctgaccccccccccccgcgccccccccgcagACATGTACGTGTTCGGGCTGGGGGAGCTGGTGCACATGGAGACGCTGAACGCGCTGGCGTCGCACAAGGACGGCGAGCAGCACGTGTTCGTGCTGCGGGACCTGGGCGACCTGCAGGAGACCTTCCACCGCATGATCggtgagcccggacgcctgggccccccccgggccccccccgggaccccccccgggaccccgaccccccccaggacccccacaccgcgcccccaccccgccccggggcccaggcgtccgggaccccccgcCCGGGCGACCTGCAGGAGACCTTCCACCGCATGATCggtgagcccggacgcctgggccccttcctgcgacccccccgggaccccccccaggacccccgacAACCCTGGGACCCCCACACCCtgccccggggcccaggcgtccgggacccccctgGCCTGGGCAGCCTGCAGGAGACCTTCCACCGCATGATCggtgagcccggacgcctgggcccctcccgggacccccccgggacccccccccaggaccccgaCCCCCCTGGGACTCCCCCcccggcggggcccaggcgtccgggcgcccctgacgcccccccccccccccgcccgcagaCGAGAGCGAGACGCTGAGCATGTGCGGGCTGGCGTACGAGTTCAAGAACGCCCGCGACCAGGAGAAGAACCCCTGGCACGTCACCGTCACGTCACGGTGAGCGAGCGCACgcgtgcgcggggggggggcacacgcACGGCGCCACGCACGTCACCGTGAGCGCACATGTGTCGCGGGGGCACACGCGTGTCACCATGCTTGGGGTGTGGGGGGCACGTCACCGTCATGGTGAGCACACACGTCATGTGAGCACGCGTGTGTCGTGGGGGCACACACATGTTGCTGCGTGTGCCAGCGAGGGGGGCACGTCACTGTCACGGTGAGCACACACATGTCGCAGTGAGCACACGCGTGTTTGTGAGCACACGCATGTCATGGGAGCACATGAGTGTCATGGTGGCTCATGCGTGTCGCAGGGGGCACACGTGTTGCGGGGCACACGCGTGTCACCATGCGTGGGGCACGGGGAGCACGTCACCGTCCCAATGAGCACACGCGTGTCACAGCGTGTGCAGGCGCAGGGTGCACATCGCCGTCACGGCGAGCACACTCATGTGCGGGGGCACACGCGTGTCACGTGAGCCCACGCGTGTGGCGGGGGGCACACGGGTGACGGCGGCGCCCGCCCGTGCCCAGCGGCCCGGCAAGGGCCACGAGCGCTGCCAACGGCGCCCTGGTGTCGCCCTACTTCGTGCTCACGGCCGCCCACTGCTTCCACGTGGACGACCAGGCGCATTGGATCAACGTGGACCTGggtgcgcccggacgcctgggccccccggggaggggggggggttgctggggtcggggggggctggggggggcccaggtgtccgggggggtcCAGGGCCCTGCTGGGCAGAAGCTCGTTAGCGGTTAACGAGGCCTCGTTGCCCCCAGAcggggcccagctgggcccggacacctgggccctttttggggggggggggggggggggcagaggggaggctcccggacgcctgggccccctgttgTGGGGGGTTGGAggaggctcccggacgcctgggcccctggaggGTGAGTGGAGCAGGGTCCCCGGATACCTGGGTCccctgggatggggggggggggggtctgtggggtgGTGCTgtgggccccggacgcctgggcccctgtggGACAGCGGGGTCACGGGTGGGACGGGACGCTGGGATCCCCTGGGGGGAGGGGAgatgggtccccccggacgcctgggccccttgggggggggggcgatgggcccccccggacgccggggcccctgggTGAcgcggacgcctgggtccctcggggcggggggcgatggggtctccccggacgcctgggccccttgggggggggggcgatgggtcccccccggacgcctgggccccgggtgacgcggacgccggggtccctgggggggggggggcgatgggtccccccccggacgccggggcccccgggtgacgcggacgccggggtccctcgggggggggggtgatgggtccccccggacgccggggcccctgggTGAcgcggacgcctgggtcccggggggggggggggcgatgggtccccccccggacgccggggccccgggtGACGCGGACgccggggtccctgggggggggggggcgatgggtcccccccccggacgcccccCCAGGGGCCCCGGGTGACGCGGAGGCGGggcgcgcagggctgcgggagcgCCGGGGGTGGCCGGGCTCTTCCCGCACCCCCTCTACGACCTGGgggggccgccgggcccggggggtCCCCGAGTTCTACGACTACGACGTGGCcctggtgcagctgcagcagcccgtGGCCCCCTCGCCCACCGCCCGGTCAGGGGGGCAATGGGGGGGGGCGATGGGGGGCttggggggtgccggggggcaccgggggggttggggggctgcggggttggggggggtcgcgggggggtcccatgggggtgggggggtctctGGGGTGGCGTCCATCGGGCACTGGGGGAGGGGGGTCGATAggccccatggggcagggggtgacGGGGTCCTTGGGGCTgcagtggggcagtgggggggggggacggacaccGTGGGGCcagctggggggcactgggggggggcgATGGGGGTCTATGGGGTCCgtcggggcaggggggagcgatGGGGcttatggggtggggggggttggtGGGACCTCGAGGCCGCtgtggggcagtggggggggtgtggggggattattggggggccgtgggggcggggggtggggggttctgtgggcgccgtggggcgctgacccccccgcccccccccgcagccccctctGCCTGCCCTGCACGGAGGGAACCGCCCGGGccctgcggctgcccccagcccagAGCTCCTGCCAGGAGCAGCGTGAGTGCGACCCACGGCGCCCCCGGCCCAcggccccctgccccacagctgcccccacgGCACGGCCCCAACCCGACCCGCCGGCGCTGCCTGCCCCCACAGCGTGTCCCCaacccggcccgcggcggccccaCGGCGCGTCCTGCCCCACGGCATCCCCTGACCTGCCCCACATCGTGCACCCACGGTGCCCCCGATCTGCCCCCGACCCCGCTGACCCATGACCCCACTGACCTCCGACCCCGCTGACCCCGACCCCcgaccccaggggcagctgctgcTCCCCGAGAAGAACCAGACGCGTTTTTTCGTCTCCACCCGGGAACCCGGAAGCTCCAGCGGCTGCGGGTGCTGCTCAAGCTGGGCGACCAGGTGGGCTCGGCGTGGGCTTGGCGTGGGCTCGGCGTGTGCACGGCGCAGCCGCCTGCGCGCCCGCTCCCGGCGTGTGCGCTTGCGAGCCCTCGGCGCGCGCGTGCGTTCGCGTGGCCTTGGCGTGTGCATGCATCCTGCTGGCACGTGCGCGCGTGTGCGCGTGCCGTGTGCGTTTGCACGCCCCGGCGTGTGCGTGTACGTCCTTCACGCGTGTATTTGCACGGCCCTggcgtgtgcacgtgtgtgcaccgCCGTGTGCGTTTGCACGCTGCTGGCGCGTGCACGCGTGTCCCTGGCGCGTGCGCATCTCCGTGGCGCGTTTGCATGCCGCCGGCGCGTTGCGTGCAACCTTGCGTGCGCGTTGCGTGTTGCGTCACATGCGTGTGGCGTGTGGCGTGTGACACGCGCCCGgtgcggcagcggcggcggtgcGAGGGCCGACGCGCTGCGGGCGCCGCTCTAcgccgccgcctcggcgctgGACGACGTCGTCACCCCCCGGTTCCTCTGCTCCGGCGGCACCGAACCCGTCGTCGACCCCAACGCCTGCCGCGGTGCGCCGCCCCCCGCCGACCAGTGCAGACCAGTGCAGCCCAGTAccgcccccggtgccccccggtgCCTCCAGtgccccccccagtgcccccctgcGCCTCCCAGTGCAGCCCAGTACAGACCAGTATAGCCCcggtgcctcccagtgcccctccaGGCCTCCAGTACAGACCAGTGCAAACCAGTATagcccccagtgcctcccagtgcagCCAGTACAGACCAGTATAGCACCCCGGTGCCTCCAGTGCCCCTCCAGGCCTCCAGTACAGACCAGTACAGCCCCCAGTacagctcccagtgccccccaatcCCCCCCAGCTCATTCCAGCACCACCCCACGCTGCCCCGAGCGtccccagtccatcccagtccaTCCGGTGCCCCCCAAGTTCCCCCATTGAAGTGCCCCCAGTCTGTCCCAGTCCTCTCCCAGAACCCTCCCAGTTGGTCCCAGTGCCCCTGGTCCGTCCCGGTGccctcccagtccatcccagtcccccccattgacccccccagtccctcccagtccccccagtgacCCGTCCCCGCTCACCCCCTCTCCCCGCAGGCGACTCCGGGGGCCCCGTCATCGTCACCAGGGGCAAGCGCTACTTCCAGGTCGgatggggggacgggggggggccatgggggggccgtgggggggccATGTGGggcggtgctgggagctgcagggcGCTGTGGGTCTGACCCCTGCGTgcaggtgggggggggcagcagctgGGGGACGCTGGGACGTGGGGCGGtgtggggcagtgggggggggcaCTGCAGCACGgtgtggggtgccatggggtggctgtggggcagTGTGGGGCGCTGTGGGTCTGACACTGCCCCATAGCAGGTGGGGGGGCATCAGCTGGGGGGTGCTGGACATGGGGGCCGCAGGGACATGGGGCAGCGGGGGGGTGCCGCAGCGCGgcgtggggcgccgtggggcggccgtgggtCTGACGGGGCCCCGCGGCAGGTGGGGGTCATCAGCTGGGGGGTGCTGGACGTCTGCCGCCAGCGCCAGGCGCCCTCGCACGCCCGCGACTTCCACGTGAGCCTCTTCGAGGTGCTGCCGTGGCTGCGCGAGCGGCTGCGCGACGAGGACCTGGGCTTCCTGCCCTGAGCGCGCCACGACCCCGCACGCCGCCACACGCCGCGACACGCCAGGACACGCCGAGGACACGCTGCAACACGCCACGACACGCGAGGACATGCTGCAACACGCAACGACGTGCTGCAACACGCTGCAACACGcagcgccgcgcggcgccgcgcgtTTCCGCCCCCGCCTCGTCCCGTGTCCGCGCTGCGCGCGGCCTCACGCGTGGCCAATAAAGCGTGTGCGGCAGTGGCAGCGATGGCAGCGATGGCGGCGGCCGCCCTTTATTGCCCCCCGAACAGATCCTCGTTGTAGACGACCTGCGAGCGCTTGTCCCGGTGGGAGCCCTTGGCGCTGTTCTTCACCgctgcggggcccggccgcgcgtcagggggcccaggcgtccgggcgcgcgGCCGTCCGGGATGCGCCTCTCCCCCTctgccccgaggggcccaggcgtccggggacccagGCGTTGGGGCCTTGCAcccacccttcccccccccccaaggggcccaggcgtccggggacgtGGCCGCTCAGGACTCACCTCCAcccacgaggggcccaggcatccgggacccccccccccaaggacccGGTGTCTGGGGttcagccccccccccacctttaaggacccaggcgtccgggctcgcCCCACACctcctcccaaggggcccaggcgtccgggtgccccctgctcccctcaagGGACCCGGGAGTCcagctccccccccgccccccgcggggcccaggcgtccggggcccccCAAGGACCCAGTGTCTGGGGttcggccccccccccagccccccccccccgccatggggcccaggcgtccggcctcACCCAGCGACCCCCACAGCGACTTCCCGGTGGCGGCGTCGAGCAGCGGCTGCTTGCGGGCGATGGAGACCTTGAGCTGCACGTCCTGCACCACCGCCCCGTTCAGCTGCGGGGGCACCGGCGCCCGTCACCCAcggccccctgccccacggccggcCCCACGCGTCCCCCCGCCCCAcggccggccccacggccccccccccctgtagcccccccccccccggctcccaccTCGGCGATGGCCTGGTCGGCCGACTCCATCTTCTCGTAGGTGACGAAGGCGCAGCTGGAGGGGGCGGGGTCAGCGTCAGGCCACGCCCCCTGTGGCCACACCCACTGTAGCCCCGCCCCTTGACCACACCCAGCCCCGCCCCATGCACCAGCTCGGCCCACCCCTGGCCTGCCCACACCCTGCTttagctccacccccacagggccCCACCCATGTGGCCACACCCACCCACCTTAGCTCCACCCCCAACCCCATGTGGACCTGGCTCCA comes from the Apteryx mantelli isolate bAptMan1 unplaced genomic scaffold, bAptMan1.hap1 HAP1_SCAFFOLD_330, whole genome shotgun sequence genome and includes:
- the LOC106494868 gene encoding LOW QUALITY PROTEIN: complement factor B-like (The sequence of the model RefSeq protein was modified relative to this genomic sequence to represent the inferred CDS: deleted 2 bases in 2 codons) yields the protein GACPAPGVPPGASKEGSHYGVEGRVRYRCRPGLRLLGSAERVCTESGVWSGTEPSCRDPLSFDSPEDVAASFLASLAQAVEVAEANGTLGATEKRRIRLAPGAALNVYLVLDASSSVSEQDFELARQALQELVRRTPQNTPTTRHVLVIMTDGRVNMGGSPTPVINQIRELLSIGRDPRNDREDFLDMYVFGLGELVHMETLNALASHKDGEQHVFVLRDLGDLQETFHRMIDESETLSMCGLAYEFKNARDQEKNPWHVTVTSRVHIAVTASTLMCGGTRVSREPTRVAGGTRVTAAPARAQRPGKGHERCQGALVSPYFVLTAAHCFHVDDQAHWINVDLGAAAGAPGVAGLFPHPLYDLGGRRARGVPEFYDYDVALVQLQQPVAPSPTARPLCLPCTEGTARALRLPPAQSSCQEQRQLLLPEKNQTRFFVSTREPGSSSGCGCCSSWATSGGGARADALRAPLYAAASALDDVVTPRFLCSGGTEPVVDPNACRGDSGGPVIVTRGKRYFQVGVISWGVLDVCRQRQAPSHARDFHVSLFEVLPWLRERLRDEDLGFLP